GGCAAACTGTTCAACCATGCCATGAACATGATGACCGGCTTCAGCACCCTCCCCTTGCGGCTGGCGAGCTGGATGGGCTTCGCCTTCACCTTCCTGGGGTTGCTGGTTTTGGCCTACGTGGTGGGGCGCTTCCTGATCCAAGGCGGCGGAGTGCCCGGCTTCCCCTTCCTGGCTTCCATCATCGCGATCTTCTCCGGGGCCCAATTGTTCGCCCTCGGGGTCATCGGCGAGTACCTGGCGCGCATGCATTTGCGATCGTTATCTAAACCCCCTTACGTGGTCGAAGCCCGGAGCGTAACCGCGCGCGAAGGGTTCGCCGCGGGGTAAGCCGATGGAACGCTCCCTCGAACCGGATCGTCTTCCGGAACCCATCCCTTTCAACCGTCCCTTCATCGCGGGCCGCGAGCTGTACCATATCGCCCAGGCCGTGCTGAGCGGGCATCTGGCGGGGAACGGGGAGTTCACCCGCAAATGCCAGGGCTGGCTCGAGGCGCAATCAGGCTGCGGCAAAGCCCTATTGACGGCTTCGTGCACGGGGGCCCTGGAGATGGCCGCCATCCTATGCGGAGTGGAACCCGGCGACGAAGTCATCCTCCCGTCCTTCACCTTCGTGTCCACGGCCAACGCTTTCCATCTGCGCGGCGCCCGCTTGATCTTCGCGGACATCCGCCCCGATACCTTCAATCTCGATCCCGCATCGGTGCAGGAAAGGATCACGGGCAGGACCCGGGCCATCTGCGTGGTCCATTACGCGGGCGTGGGCTGCGACATGGAGGCCTTCGGCGGCATGACGGGAAGCGGCAAACCCATCCTGGTGGAAGACGCCGCCCACGCCCTCGGGGCCTATTATAAAGACAAGCCCCTGGGAAGCTTCGGGGCCCTGTCGGCGTATAGTTTCCACGAGACCAAGAACTTCATCGCGGGCGAAGGCGGGGCGCTGGGTGTGAACGATCCCGCCTTGGCCGATCGCGCCGAGATCATTTGGGAAAAGGGGACCAACCGCAGCCAATACTTCCGCGGGCTCGTCGACAAGTACACGTGGGTGGATATCGGTTCATCCTATTTGCCGTCGGAACTCATCGCCGCCTTCCTGTACGCCCAGTTCGAGCAGGCGGAAGAAATCACGCGGCGCCGCCTGGCGAGCTGGAGCTATTACCGCGCCGGCCTTTCCGATCTGGAAGGGTCCGGCCGCGTCCGCCTGCCCGTGGTCCCCGCCGATTGCCGCCACAACGCCCATATGTTCCAGGTCCTCCTGGAAACGCCCGCCGCGCGCGACGGCTTGATGGAGCACCTGCGCCGGCTCGGCATCATGGCCGTCTTCCATTACGTCCCCCTGCATACCTCGCCGATGGGGCGAT
The Fibrobacterota bacterium genome window above contains:
- the rffA gene encoding dTDP-4-amino-4,6-dideoxygalactose transaminase; this encodes MERSLEPDRLPEPIPFNRPFIAGRELYHIAQAVLSGHLAGNGEFTRKCQGWLEAQSGCGKALLTASCTGALEMAAILCGVEPGDEVILPSFTFVSTANAFHLRGARLIFADIRPDTFNLDPASVQERITGRTRAICVVHYAGVGCDMEAFGGMTGSGKPILVEDAAHALGAYYKDKPLGSFGALSAYSFHETKNFIAGEGGALGVNDPALADRAEIIWEKGTNRSQYFRGLVDKYTWVDIGSSYLPSELIAAFLYAQFEQAEEITRRRLASWSYYRAGLSDLEGSGRVRLPVVPADCRHNAHMFQVLLETPAARDGLMEHLRRLGIMAVFHYVPLHTSPMGRSLGYRDGMFPVTESISSRVLRLPLYYDLTTAQQDRVIAGVRGYLGVK